TGGTGCAATGAAAGCGGATAATGGCTATAAAACCCCTTCCGAAGGTAGTGCTAATCAACCTAGTGAAGATGTTCAAGCCAGTGCAAAGACATGTAAGCTCCAGGAACAACTGCTTGATACGATGAATAGAGCTAAGAAGACCAGTTTGTTGACAGACGTTTGTATCAAAGGGAGTAGTAGATCGGATGGAGATGATGTCTCAACTGGCCGATCACCTGAAAAGCATTTAAGTGATGAAGGAGATTTCCCATCCCCGCCTTCTTCTCCAAGAGTTTCTTCCGTGATTAATGCCTTGCATAATCTGTCAGAAGTGCTTGTTTACGAATGCTTCAACAATGGGAGCTGGCTGATGCCGGAACAACTTGAGAACCTTGATAAAGTAGTAGAGAATCTCACCAAGTGCTTAAAGAAAATCACCAGTAACAAGACAATAGCAGGGGAAGCATCAGTTCCAACTCCAGCTATGAATGTATCCTGTCCAAACGTGGTTGATCTTAATGAGGTATGTGATGCAGCTCGACCCTGACATTTGTGAATTATATCGTAGGTGGAAGTTAAAAAGATACTTATTTGCATGTTCTATGAGCGGATCATTTATTTCTTATGAGTCGTGATAACTTGAGTTTTCACATGAGAATAGGTAAATCTTGATCTTGTTTGCTATTAGTTGCTTAAGAATACACGTTTCAGGCCCCAAATGTAGCTGCTAAAGACTGTCAAGGATTTAATGTCAAGCCACTAGACAGCGTTGGACTCAAAGAACCGGTGGATAAGGATACGACTGAGATGACCCAGGTATTTTTACTTGCATAATATTTGTGCAATATTTGTGAACTCTTCTTATATACGGATTCTTAACTTTGCAGAGTATTAAGAACATACTTGCTTCCAACTTTCCTGATGGTGAAGAATGCCACCCACAAACTCTCTTGTACAAGAATCTCTGGCTCGAAACTGAAGCTGCCTTATGTTCCTCGACTTGCATGGCTCGCTACCATCGTATCAAGAACGAGATTGATAGTCTCAAGTTGCAGAATAGTGGTTAATAACTTTATAACTTACTCTGCACATTATCTTGCGAGTACGCTTCAAAAGTATTTGTTTTAACTGTTCATCTGTTGCTTTTTTACAGAGGTCTCTGCAGATGTATCAACCTTTATGCAGGAACAGGAGACGACTGAATCACTCATCAAACACGGAAGCCATGGTGGGAACAATGTAGTAACAACTAGTCGTGACGCATCACAAAGCCTTATATTCAACTCTAATCCCGTGGATGCAGTACTTTCACTTATGTCCAGAAGCTTTACCGAAAAGGAAAATCATAGGAACGTCAAGCCTGATGCTCAGAAACTGGACACTGTACGGCAGGATTGGCATGCATCCACAACAGAGGAAAAATACGATGATGTTATAGACCGGTTTCAGATTCTGAAGCTTCTGGAAACGAAGCGCAAACTCAAATCTCAGATCAGCCCGGATTCAGATATTGGTGTTATGGACAGGCTTCAGATTCTGAGGCCGCAGGAAACAGATTGCAAACTCAATTCTCAGAACTTCACAGAGACGAGAGAGGATAATCCAGATCATCAACCTTCGGAGATGGCTAAAGTTGGCAGAAGCAGCCATGTGACTGATGTGATGGATAGATTTCAGATACTAAAACGCCGAGAAGCTGAGCAAGTTCAGAAGTCTCTCGACAGCTTGGACACAGATTCAGATTCAGAAGACGATCAGCCAAGAAACAAGACGCAAATTTGTGATCACCTCTGGCCAGACTCGATGATGACAGTAGGTAGAGATTCACAGAACGAGATGCACGTCGGTGCTGAACCATCTGGATACTCGGACTGGGAACATGTCCTCAGGGATGATTGATTACTGGAACTTCCTTGGACAAGCAGTTTCGATCCTTTTTAATTGCTTTGTTTGTGTATAAATAAAACGGCTTTGTGTGACTGACATTAAATGAAACTGTGTGGAGTGGTATTTACTGTCTTTAAATTTGATGTGTTGTTCCTATCTAAGTTTTACAAAGCAAGAGGGAGGGAGATTCATTATTGCACTAACAATGTCTCCATCGACACCCTTGAGTGCCATGACAGAGCTTTGCTGCGTGAACTCCAGCCTGAGTGAAGACCAAGTCACACATGATATCATCATAGGCAAGGCAATGTTGCATTAAAGCGTTGAATTGTTTCCTGTTTCGTTTGCCAAGAATGGCGTCTCTGATCACAAGTTTGATTTCTGATTCCATGCATCGTAGCAACCTTAATTTAAGAAGTTGGGCCATAACCTAAGAACAttgtagtatatatatattattgaccAGTTCCTCCTTACCaacattattatagaaaaagaaGTTGCTCTCAATAGGTTGTCCACCATGAGAAAACAGCAGAAGCATGTCTCAAAGACGGCGGATCCCAAAACTTGATCTTCTTCGACATCAGTTGAGAATTCAGAGTCGATCCCAGCTGATCTCATCGTTGAGATTT
The window above is part of the Brassica napus cultivar Da-Ae chromosome C3, Da-Ae, whole genome shotgun sequence genome. Proteins encoded here:
- the LOC106421935 gene encoding uncharacterized protein LOC106421935 isoform X1 codes for the protein MADGYGYGYGGFSGVPYPIFLTSPSPHPPTSAPPIQPFESSYDPTQGGFDPMISHGSYHRSPADWSNYPSYGDKSRSQTPSSSFGNLGPRAEDSHKDLFSPSGFNPSRGSPSDAVPFPTDNQRYEWVPYTSASLADMLIRNSQEPFYKPIPPSGVNASSNAFVDKRPGYYHHGYDKPESMNTPPGLSMEPCVPVPSLPVSSMKTEALFDGSQTGIRVGDGRSFFGDAPENIQSSLHGSSVEPVNFDVLLGYGEATGHVKPLSDKTVGSPSSRSLRSSNPLHFNVESSGSLFKEKREGSGVSSLYQMPNTFVADIENGISESSLKNAIDDLYCKEHRSWSHFRVSSEGPSAPTGSEPCGAMKADNGYKTPSEGSANQPSEDVQASAKTCKLQEQLLDTMNRAKKTSLLTDVCIKGSSRSDGDDVSTGRSPEKHLSDEGDFPSPPSSPRVSSVINALHNLSEVLVYECFNNGSWLMPEQLENLDKVVENLTKCLKKITSNKTIAGEASVPTPAMNVSCPNVVDLNEAPNVAAKDCQGFNVKPLDSVGLKEPVDKDTTEMTQSIKNILASNFPDGEECHPQTLLYKNLWLETEAALCSSTCMARYHRIKNEIDSLKLQNSEVSADVSTFMQEQETTESLIKHGSHGGNNVVTTSRDASQSLIFNSNPVDAVLSLMSRSFTEKENHRNVKPDAQKLDTVRQDWHASTTEEKYDDVIDRFQILKLLETKRKLKSQISPDSDIGVMDRLQILRPQETDCKLNSQNFTETREDNPDHQPSEMAKVGRSSHVTDVMDRFQILKRREAEQVQKSLDSLDTDSDSEDDQPRNKTQICDHLWPDSMMTVGRDSQNEMHVGAEPSGYSDWEHVLRDD
- the LOC106421935 gene encoding uncharacterized protein LOC106421935 isoform X2 encodes the protein MADGYGYGYGGFSGVPYPIFLTSPSPHPPTSAPPIQPFESSYDPTQGGFDPMISHGSYHRSPADWSNYPSYGNLGPRAEDSHKDLFSPSGFNPSRGSPSDAVPFPTDNQRYEWVPYTSASLADMLIRNSQEPFYKPIPPSGVNASSNAFVDKRPGYYHHGYDKPESMNTPPGLSMEPCVPVPSLPVSSMKTEALFDGSQTGIRVGDGRSFFGDAPENIQSSLHGSSVEPVNFDVLLGYGEATGHVKPLSDKTVGSPSSRSLRSSNPLHFNVESSGSLFKEKREGSGVSSLYQMPNTFVADIENGISESSLKNAIDDLYCKEHRSWSHFRVSSEGPSAPTGSEPCGAMKADNGYKTPSEGSANQPSEDVQASAKTCKLQEQLLDTMNRAKKTSLLTDVCIKGSSRSDGDDVSTGRSPEKHLSDEGDFPSPPSSPRVSSVINALHNLSEVLVYECFNNGSWLMPEQLENLDKVVENLTKCLKKITSNKTIAGEASVPTPAMNVSCPNVVDLNEAPNVAAKDCQGFNVKPLDSVGLKEPVDKDTTEMTQSIKNILASNFPDGEECHPQTLLYKNLWLETEAALCSSTCMARYHRIKNEIDSLKLQNSEVSADVSTFMQEQETTESLIKHGSHGGNNVVTTSRDASQSLIFNSNPVDAVLSLMSRSFTEKENHRNVKPDAQKLDTVRQDWHASTTEEKYDDVIDRFQILKLLETKRKLKSQISPDSDIGVMDRLQILRPQETDCKLNSQNFTETREDNPDHQPSEMAKVGRSSHVTDVMDRFQILKRREAEQVQKSLDSLDTDSDSEDDQPRNKTQICDHLWPDSMMTVGRDSQNEMHVGAEPSGYSDWEHVLRDD